The following proteins are co-located in the Micromonospora viridifaciens genome:
- a CDS encoding crotonase/enoyl-CoA hydratase family protein — protein MGVRVEHAGPVTTVILDRPEARNAVDGPTARALADAFRAFEADPGAAVAVLWGAGGTFCSGADLKAIGTPRGNRVEPEGDGPMGPTRMRLSKPVLAAISGYAVAGGLELALWCDLRIAESDATLGVFCRRWGVPLIDGGTVRLPRLIGESRAMDLILTGRPVPADEAYAMGLVNRLVAPGEARAEAERLAAEIARHPQTCLRNDRAALLANAGLPEPEAMATELAFGMESLITDGMKGANRFTAGAGRHGEPAE, from the coding sequence ATGGGGGTACGCGTCGAGCACGCCGGGCCGGTGACCACGGTGATCCTGGACCGGCCGGAGGCCCGCAACGCCGTCGACGGCCCGACCGCCCGGGCGCTCGCGGACGCGTTCCGCGCCTTCGAGGCCGACCCGGGCGCGGCGGTCGCCGTGCTCTGGGGCGCCGGCGGCACGTTCTGCTCGGGCGCCGACCTGAAGGCCATCGGTACGCCGCGCGGCAACCGGGTCGAGCCGGAGGGCGACGGCCCGATGGGCCCGACCCGGATGCGCCTGTCCAAGCCGGTGCTCGCCGCCATCTCCGGGTACGCCGTGGCCGGCGGCCTGGAGCTGGCGCTCTGGTGCGACCTGCGGATCGCCGAGTCGGACGCGACGCTCGGGGTGTTCTGCCGGCGCTGGGGCGTACCGCTGATCGACGGCGGCACCGTCCGGCTGCCGCGGCTGATCGGCGAGAGCCGGGCCATGGACCTGATCCTCACCGGCCGACCCGTCCCCGCCGACGAGGCGTACGCGATGGGTCTGGTGAACCGGCTGGTCGCGCCGGGTGAGGCCCGGGCGGAGGCCGAGCGGCTGGCCGCCGAGATCGCCCGGCATCCACAGACCTGTCTGCGCAACGACCGGGCGGCGCTGCTCGCCAACGCCGGCCTGCCCGAGCCGGAGGCGATGGCCACCGAGCTGGCCTTCGGCATGGAGTCCCTGATCACCGACGGGATGAAGGGCGCCAACCGGTTCACCGCCGGGGCGGGGCGCCACGGCGAGCCGGCGGAGTAG
- a CDS encoding dihydrolipoyl dehydrogenase family protein has protein sequence MAEPELVDVVVVGLGVGGEEVAGRLAEAGLTVVGIERDLVGGECPYWGCVPSKMMIRAANALAEAHRVNELAGSAQVRPDWAPVARRIREEATDTWDDRAAVERFTGKGGRFVRGSGRLDGPGRVRAGDQVFQARYGIVLGTGTRPSVPPIDGLADTPYWTNHQAIEVEELPESLLVLGGGAIGLELAQVFARFGVRVTVIEAADRVLAIEEPEASEVAATALRADGVEIHTGVRAKRVDHDDVTCTVYADGAEFTGERLLVVTGRRAHLEELGLETVGVDAGQRYLPVNARMHVTEGIWAVGDLTGEGAFTHIAMYQAAIVVADVLDHMRRTRGGPDASGTASIMGGAAGVVSAVGGAMSAGGSTAAPGSVPYADYRALPRVTFTDPEVGAVGLTERQARERGINVQIGYADLASSARGWIHKAGNAGFIKLIADADQGVLVGATSVGPAGGEVLSALVVAVHAAVPISQLRHMIYAYPTFHRAIEDALRALK, from the coding sequence ATGGCGGAGCCGGAGCTGGTGGACGTGGTCGTGGTCGGGCTCGGGGTCGGCGGCGAGGAGGTGGCCGGGCGGCTCGCCGAGGCCGGCCTCACCGTCGTCGGGATCGAGCGGGACCTGGTCGGCGGCGAGTGCCCGTACTGGGGCTGCGTGCCGAGCAAGATGATGATCCGGGCGGCGAACGCGCTGGCCGAGGCCCACCGGGTCAACGAGCTGGCCGGTTCCGCGCAGGTCCGGCCCGACTGGGCGCCGGTGGCCCGGCGGATCCGCGAGGAGGCCACCGACACCTGGGACGACCGGGCGGCGGTGGAGCGGTTCACCGGCAAGGGCGGCCGGTTCGTCCGGGGCAGCGGCCGGCTCGACGGCCCCGGCCGGGTACGCGCCGGCGACCAGGTCTTCCAGGCGCGGTACGGGATCGTGCTGGGCACTGGCACCCGCCCCTCCGTCCCGCCGATCGACGGCCTGGCCGACACGCCGTACTGGACCAACCATCAGGCGATCGAGGTCGAGGAGCTGCCGGAGTCGTTGCTGGTGCTGGGCGGCGGCGCGATCGGGCTGGAGCTGGCCCAGGTCTTCGCCCGCTTCGGCGTACGGGTGACCGTGATCGAGGCGGCCGACCGGGTGCTCGCCATCGAGGAGCCGGAGGCGTCCGAGGTGGCCGCAACGGCGCTGCGCGCCGACGGGGTCGAGATCCACACCGGCGTCCGGGCCAAGCGGGTCGACCACGACGACGTCACCTGCACGGTGTACGCCGACGGTGCCGAGTTCACCGGCGAGCGGTTGCTGGTGGTGACCGGCCGCCGGGCGCACCTGGAGGAGCTGGGCCTGGAAACCGTCGGCGTGGACGCCGGGCAGCGCTACCTGCCGGTGAACGCGCGCATGCACGTCACCGAGGGGATCTGGGCGGTCGGCGACCTCACCGGCGAGGGCGCGTTCACCCACATCGCCATGTACCAGGCCGCGATCGTCGTCGCCGACGTGCTCGACCACATGCGACGGACCAGGGGCGGCCCGGACGCCAGCGGCACCGCCAGCATCATGGGTGGCGCGGCCGGGGTGGTCAGCGCGGTCGGCGGGGCGATGAGCGCCGGCGGGTCGACCGCCGCGCCGGGCAGCGTCCCGTACGCCGACTACCGCGCGCTGCCCCGGGTCACCTTCACCGACCCCGAGGTGGGCGCGGTCGGCCTCACCGAGCGGCAGGCCCGCGAGCGCGGCATCAACGTCCAGATCGGGTACGCGGACCTGGCCTCGTCCGCCCGTGGCTGGATCCACAAGGCCGGCAACGCGGGCTTCATCAAGCTGATCGCCGACGCGGACCAGGGCGTGCTGGTCGGGGCCACCTCGGTCGGCCCGGCCGGTGGCGAGGTGCTGTCCGCCCTGGTGGTGGCGGTGCACGCGGCGGTGCCGATCAGCCAGCTCCGGCACATGATCTACGCGTACCCGACCTTCCACCGGGCCATCGAGGACGCGCTGCGGGCCTTGAAGTGA
- a CDS encoding serine hydrolase domain-containing protein translates to MHARFAPVRDCFHDLFASGRETGAGLTIRYDGRPVVDLTGAANVRPDTLVNVYSVGKPVVALCLLMLVDRGRVDLDRPVAAYWPGFRAPATVRQVLSHTAGLPAFPVPRPAEAVADWALLCADLAAAEPEWAPGSVAGEHAWTYGHLVGELVRRVDGRSVGRFLAEEIAGPWRLDLGFGLSPADQRRCADLSYADPGWPGRMLGEPGSLRARALGNPAGGLDLAVLNSPLWRGAEVPAVNLHATAAALARLYAGLLAGGTLDGVRLFSPEVVAEATRVQYDGPDLVLDRRACWTLGMQWEPDGSWGMGGIGGSSAWADPERGYNFAYVTSRLADHDRVDELVEALHSCL, encoded by the coding sequence ATGCACGCGCGCTTCGCCCCGGTCCGGGACTGCTTCCACGACCTGTTCGCCAGCGGCCGGGAGACCGGCGCGGGCCTGACCATCCGGTACGACGGCCGACCGGTGGTCGACCTGACCGGCGCTGCGAACGTGCGTCCGGACACCCTCGTCAACGTCTACTCGGTGGGCAAGCCGGTGGTGGCGCTCTGCCTGCTCATGCTGGTCGACCGGGGCCGGGTCGACCTCGACCGGCCGGTCGCCGCGTACTGGCCGGGATTCCGCGCCCCGGCCACCGTGCGGCAGGTGCTCAGCCACACCGCCGGGCTGCCGGCGTTCCCCGTGCCGCGGCCCGCCGAGGCGGTCGCCGACTGGGCGCTGCTCTGCGCGGACCTGGCCGCCGCCGAGCCCGAGTGGGCGCCGGGCAGCGTCGCGGGCGAGCACGCCTGGACGTACGGGCACCTGGTGGGCGAGCTGGTGCGCCGGGTGGACGGACGATCGGTGGGGCGGTTCCTGGCCGAGGAGATCGCCGGGCCGTGGCGCCTCGACCTGGGCTTCGGCCTGAGCCCGGCCGACCAGCGGCGCTGCGCCGACCTGTCGTACGCCGATCCCGGCTGGCCGGGACGGATGCTGGGTGAGCCGGGGTCGCTGCGGGCCCGGGCGTTGGGCAACCCGGCCGGCGGCCTGGATCTGGCCGTGCTGAACAGCCCGCTCTGGCGGGGCGCCGAGGTGCCGGCGGTGAACCTGCACGCCACGGCCGCCGCCCTGGCCCGCCTCTACGCGGGCCTGCTCGCCGGCGGCACCCTCGACGGGGTACGCCTGTTCAGCCCGGAAGTGGTCGCCGAGGCGACGCGGGTGCAGTACGACGGGCCGGACCTGGTGCTGGACCGGCGGGCGTGCTGGACACTGGGCATGCAGTGGGAGCCGGACGGAAGCTGGGGCATGGGCGGCATCGGCGGGAGCAGCGCCTGGGCCGACCCGGAGCGCGGCTACAACTTCGCGTACGTGACGTCCCGCCTCGCCGACCACGACCGGGTGGACGAGCTGGTCGAGGCGCTGCACTCCTGCCTCTGA
- a CDS encoding phytoene/squalene synthase family protein — MAKADLTAAYDHCRELHRRHGRTYYLATRLLPAWKRRHVHALYGFTRHADEIVDRTDELPPAERAARLRGWSERFVAGLHGEPVDDPLLPAVLHTIAVFDLDRADFAAFLRSMAMDLTVASYPSYADLLDYMEGSAAVIGTMMLPILGSSDPAAAREPARQLGLAFQLTNFIRDVAEDLDRGRTYLPDEDLARFGVTRDDLLAARTAGRAPRRIRELIAYEVTRAQAHYAAAAPGIPLLTPASQSCMRTAYELYGGILDEVAAQDYDVFVRRARVPGRRRMAVAARALLTPPGTPVPIPGPPLQPLTLTA, encoded by the coding sequence GTGGCGAAAGCCGATCTCACCGCTGCCTATGACCACTGCCGCGAGCTGCACAGACGCCACGGTCGCACCTACTATCTCGCCACCCGGCTGCTGCCCGCCTGGAAACGTCGGCATGTTCACGCCCTGTACGGCTTCACCCGCCACGCCGACGAGATCGTCGACCGGACCGACGAGCTGCCGCCGGCCGAGCGCGCCGCCCGGCTGCGGGGCTGGTCCGAGCGCTTCGTCGCCGGGCTGCACGGAGAGCCGGTCGACGACCCGCTGCTGCCGGCGGTGCTGCACACCATCGCCGTCTTCGACCTGGACCGCGCCGACTTCGCGGCGTTCCTCCGCAGCATGGCGATGGACCTGACGGTCGCGTCCTACCCGAGCTACGCCGACCTGCTCGACTACATGGAGGGCTCGGCCGCCGTCATCGGCACCATGATGCTGCCGATCCTGGGCAGCTCCGACCCGGCCGCCGCCCGGGAGCCGGCCCGGCAGCTCGGGCTGGCGTTCCAGCTGACCAACTTCATCCGGGACGTCGCCGAGGACCTGGACCGGGGGCGGACGTACCTGCCCGACGAGGACCTGGCCCGGTTCGGCGTCACCCGCGACGACCTGCTCGCCGCCCGCACCGCCGGGCGGGCGCCGCGGCGGATCCGCGAGCTGATCGCGTACGAGGTGACCCGCGCCCAGGCCCACTACGCGGCCGCCGCGCCGGGCATCCCCCTGCTCACCCCCGCGTCGCAGTCCTGCATGCGCACCGCGTACGAGCTCTACGGCGGGATCCTCGACGAGGTGGCCGCCCAGGACTACGACGTCTTCGTGCGGCGGGCCCGGGTACCCGGGCGGCGGCGGATGGCGGTGGCCGCGCGGGCGCTGCTCACCCCGCCCGGCACACCCGTCCCGATCCCCGGCCCCCCACTCCAGCCCCTCACCCTGACCGCTTGA
- the crtI gene encoding phytoene desaturase family protein gives MRVVTGRTDRVVVVGAGLGGLACALHLAGSGRQVTVLEREDVPGGRAGRLSVDGYEFDTGPTVLTMPDLIAEAFGAVGEELTDWLDLIPLDPAYRAYYPDGSTLDVITDTTRMAAEIARVCGPREADGYLRFVDYARNLWRWERADFIERNLDAPTDLLTANLLKLLANGAFRRLQTKINQFFRDPRTQRIFSFQAMYAGLAPHDALAIYAVIAYLDSVAGVCFPRGGVHAVSRGLAGAAEKHGVQIRYGTTVTRVETAHGRATGVVTADGEFVPADVVVLNPDLPVAHRDLLPAARQRRFTYSPSCVVLHVGSTQGYTKVAHHNIHFGRRWRGTFDEVIRRGELMTDPSLLVTNPSRTDPSVAPAGRHTYYVLAPVPNLDRAPLDWRGGLTRRYADQLIGTLEQRGYVGFGDGVEVLRTVSPAEWAEQGMAAGTPFAAAHTFRQTGPFRPSNLHRTLGNVVFVGSGTQPGVGVPMVLISGKLAAARVTGATR, from the coding sequence GTGCGGGTCGTGACCGGGCGCACGGACCGGGTGGTGGTCGTCGGCGCCGGGCTGGGCGGGCTGGCCTGCGCGCTGCACCTCGCCGGCAGCGGCCGGCAGGTGACCGTCCTGGAGCGGGAGGACGTGCCGGGCGGGCGCGCCGGCCGGCTCAGCGTCGACGGGTACGAGTTCGACACCGGCCCGACGGTGCTCACCATGCCCGACCTGATCGCCGAGGCGTTCGGCGCGGTCGGCGAGGAGCTGACCGACTGGCTCGACCTGATTCCGCTCGACCCGGCGTACCGGGCGTACTACCCGGACGGGTCGACGCTGGACGTCATCACCGACACCACCCGGATGGCCGCCGAGATCGCCCGGGTCTGCGGCCCCCGCGAGGCCGACGGCTACCTGCGCTTCGTCGACTACGCCCGCAACCTGTGGCGGTGGGAGCGGGCCGACTTCATCGAGCGCAACCTGGACGCCCCGACCGACCTGCTCACCGCCAACCTGCTGAAGCTGCTGGCCAACGGGGCGTTCCGGCGCCTCCAAACCAAGATCAACCAGTTCTTCCGCGACCCGCGTACCCAGCGGATCTTCTCCTTCCAGGCCATGTACGCCGGCCTCGCGCCGCACGACGCGCTGGCCATCTACGCGGTCATCGCGTACCTCGACTCGGTGGCCGGGGTCTGCTTCCCGCGCGGCGGCGTTCACGCGGTCTCGCGCGGCCTGGCCGGCGCGGCGGAGAAGCACGGCGTGCAGATCCGGTACGGCACCACGGTGACCCGGGTCGAGACCGCGCACGGCCGGGCCACCGGCGTGGTGACCGCCGACGGCGAGTTCGTCCCGGCGGACGTCGTGGTGCTCAACCCGGACCTGCCGGTCGCCCACCGGGACCTGCTGCCCGCCGCCCGGCAACGCCGGTTCACCTACTCGCCCTCGTGTGTGGTGCTGCACGTCGGGTCTACGCAGGGCTACACGAAGGTCGCCCACCACAACATCCACTTCGGGCGGCGCTGGCGGGGCACGTTCGACGAGGTGATCCGGCGCGGCGAGCTGATGACCGACCCGTCGCTGCTGGTGACGAACCCGAGCCGGACCGACCCGTCGGTGGCACCGGCCGGGCGGCACACCTACTACGTGCTCGCCCCGGTGCCGAACCTGGACCGGGCACCGCTGGACTGGCGGGGCGGGCTGACCCGCCGGTACGCCGACCAGCTCATCGGGACCCTGGAGCAGCGGGGTTACGTCGGCTTCGGCGACGGTGTCGAGGTGCTGCGCACGGTCAGCCCGGCCGAGTGGGCGGAGCAGGGCATGGCCGCCGGCACCCCGTTCGCCGCCGCGCACACCTTCCGCCAGACCGGGCCGTTCCGGCCGTCGAACCTGCACCGGACGCTCGGCAACGTGGTCTTCGTCGGCTCGGGCACACAGCCCGGGGTGGGCGTGCCGATGGTGCTGATCAGCGGCAAGCTCGCCGCCGCACGGGTCACCGGGGCCACCCGGTGA
- the idi gene encoding isopentenyl-diphosphate Delta-isomerase, producing MTSREGHLVELVDDAGHALGEATVAAAHQPPGRLHRAFSVLLVDPDGRILLQQRAAAKTRFPLRWANSCCGHPLPGQPLIEAANRRLAEELGVGPVDLTEVGVHVYRAGDPATGRVEVEYDHVLRADVPADLPTRPDPAEVATLRWVDPYELEAALDVDPSTYAPWLGGVVHRLLRPAHPAAGRSGVIPPGRPVDDAPERSGGR from the coding sequence GTGACTTCCCGCGAAGGACACCTGGTCGAGCTGGTCGACGACGCCGGGCACGCACTCGGCGAGGCCACCGTGGCCGCCGCCCACCAGCCACCCGGCCGGCTGCACCGCGCGTTCTCGGTGCTGCTGGTCGACCCGGACGGGCGGATCCTGCTCCAGCAGCGGGCCGCCGCCAAGACCCGCTTCCCGCTGCGCTGGGCCAACTCCTGCTGCGGCCACCCGCTGCCCGGTCAGCCGCTGATCGAGGCCGCCAACCGGCGGCTGGCCGAGGAGCTCGGCGTCGGCCCCGTGGACCTCACCGAGGTCGGGGTGCACGTCTACCGCGCCGGCGACCCGGCCACCGGCCGCGTCGAGGTCGAGTACGACCACGTGCTGCGCGCCGACGTGCCGGCCGACCTGCCCACCCGGCCCGACCCGGCCGAGGTGGCCACCCTGCGCTGGGTCGACCCGTACGAGCTGGAGGCGGCCCTCGACGTCGACCCGAGCACGTACGCGCCGTGGCTGGGCGGGGTGGTGCACCGGCTGCTGCGTCCGGCCCACCCCGCCGCCGGCCGGTCCGGCGTGATCCCGCCCGGCAGGCCGGTCGACGACGCACCGGAGCGGTCGGGTGGCCGATGA
- a CDS encoding MerR family transcriptional regulator produces the protein MADEALSAGAVARRLGVAVTTLRTWHQRYGLGPSEHVPGHHRRYTPADLARLEVMRRLTADGVGPAEAARWARQAPVLAPHDRPGSPARPRITRAGGGTTIAVGRAGPAARGLARAAMRLDSVAIGETISRALAADGVVPTWDGLLRPVLAGIGERHAATAGLIEVEHLMSRCVSEAFAAVARAHPATGPARILLSCADEEQHTLPLEALAAALAEAGVGYRMLGARVPLPALVEVVTRTGPAAVVLWSHTRATADPRQLSALLAAPRRPLLVLAAGPGWQADTLPAGVLRPVDLAEAVSLAVAVGAAHDRSTTA, from the coding sequence GTGGCCGATGAGGCGCTGAGCGCGGGCGCCGTCGCACGGCGGCTGGGTGTGGCGGTCACCACGCTCCGCACCTGGCACCAGCGCTACGGTCTCGGTCCCAGCGAGCACGTGCCGGGGCACCATCGGCGCTACACACCCGCCGACCTCGCCCGCCTGGAGGTCATGCGGCGGCTCACCGCGGACGGGGTGGGCCCGGCCGAGGCGGCCCGGTGGGCCCGGCAGGCGCCGGTGCTGGCCCCGCACGATCGGCCCGGGTCGCCGGCCCGGCCGCGGATCACCCGGGCCGGTGGCGGGACGACCATCGCGGTCGGCCGGGCCGGACCGGCCGCCCGCGGGCTGGCCCGCGCCGCGATGCGGCTGGACTCGGTGGCCATCGGTGAGACGATCTCGCGCGCCCTCGCCGCCGACGGCGTGGTGCCGACCTGGGACGGGCTGCTCCGGCCGGTGCTCGCCGGCATCGGCGAGCGGCACGCCGCCACCGCCGGGTTGATCGAGGTGGAACACCTGATGTCCCGGTGTGTGTCCGAGGCGTTCGCCGCGGTGGCTCGGGCGCACCCGGCCACCGGACCGGCCCGCATCCTGCTCTCCTGCGCCGACGAGGAGCAGCACACGCTGCCGCTGGAGGCGCTGGCCGCCGCCCTCGCCGAGGCGGGGGTGGGCTACCGGATGCTGGGGGCGCGGGTGCCCCTGCCGGCCCTGGTCGAGGTGGTCACCCGGACCGGGCCGGCGGCCGTGGTGCTCTGGTCGCACACCCGGGCGACCGCCGATCCCCGGCAACTCTCCGCGCTGCTCGCCGCCCCCCGCCGGCCGCTGTTGGTGCTCGCCGCGGGGCCGGGTTGGCAGGCCGACACGCTGCCGGCCGGCGTGCTCCGGCCGGTTGACCTGGCCGAGGCGGTCTCGCTGGCCGTGGCCGTAGGCGCTGCGCACGACCGGTCGACCACGGCCTGA
- a CDS encoding polysaccharide deacetylase family protein, producing MRSRSVLALALGLVLVLTGCGEPGKTPHQAGGPPPAASSPTPAPTPTPTPRPSRTTPPKPKPKLRPLPKTLPAGLHRGSGDRGVALTFDDGPDPRYTPQILDQLRAAHVTATFCLIGKQARRYPELVARIVREGHQLCNHSWRHDLNLGRRPAAEIKADLVRTNQAIRAAVPDAEITWFRQPGGRWTAEEVAVAGKLGLRPLHWSVDPQDWNRPSAKTIIKRVQASTRPGAIVLMHDGGGDRSQTMAACRQLIPDLKRRYGIARLT from the coding sequence ATGCGTTCACGCAGCGTGCTCGCGCTCGCCCTCGGCCTGGTGTTAGTTCTCACCGGCTGTGGCGAGCCCGGCAAGACCCCGCACCAGGCGGGCGGGCCACCACCGGCCGCGAGTTCACCCACCCCGGCGCCGACACCGACGCCCACCCCACGGCCGAGCCGCACCACCCCGCCGAAGCCGAAGCCGAAGCTGCGCCCACTGCCGAAGACCCTTCCCGCCGGGCTGCACCGGGGCAGCGGCGACCGCGGAGTGGCCCTGACCTTCGACGACGGGCCGGACCCGCGGTACACCCCGCAGATCCTCGACCAGCTGCGGGCGGCTCACGTCACCGCGACGTTCTGCCTCATCGGCAAGCAGGCCCGGCGCTACCCCGAGCTGGTGGCGCGCATCGTCCGGGAGGGCCACCAGCTCTGCAACCACAGCTGGCGGCACGACCTGAACCTCGGCCGGCGACCGGCCGCGGAGATCAAGGCCGACCTGGTACGGACAAACCAGGCCATCCGTGCCGCCGTACCGGATGCGGAGATCACCTGGTTCCGTCAGCCCGGCGGTCGGTGGACGGCCGAGGAGGTGGCGGTGGCGGGCAAGCTCGGCCTGCGCCCGCTGCACTGGAGCGTCGACCCGCAGGACTGGAACCGCCCCTCCGCCAAGACGATCATCAAGCGGGTGCAGGCGTCGACCCGACCCGGCGCGATCGTGCTGATGCACGACGGCGGGGGCGACCGGAGCCAGACCATGGCTGCCTGCCGGCAGCTGATCCCCGATCTGAAGCGGCGGTACGGGATCGCCCGGCTCACCTGA
- a CDS encoding low temperature requirement protein A has product MRPERMPRGVWGVREGTRVSTTELIFDLVFVFAFIQVTTLMANNFTGRGVVRGVLLLAVLWSAWSVSAWLTTRVRADFGVMRVGFLTVMAVLFLLAVTAPEAFTDLPGGLNGPPVFAVCYLIVRALLLALLWYSLPAARSRQLAVLGGPALAGPGLILAAAFVPQLIFDRPEQISLAQIGLWMLAVAIDYLVGIGLPLAQRRIFSAPHWAERHSLIIIISLGESVISVGLAGSRLPASWPLLLSSLCGVALTAALAWIYFDVVALAGEQSLQHCRPEQRPKVARDAYTFLHLPMIIGIIFLSLGLKKELGYGSPESYRPETALGPILYSLYGSVVLFLLAQVGFQLRVARLVTTIIWPRLATAALLVGLTPIIRRMPALGVLAILTAVCITLVIVEVLVADGQRRRLREAALLEAPAASRQELAGPGAS; this is encoded by the coding sequence ATGCGACCGGAGCGGATGCCGCGAGGGGTGTGGGGTGTACGGGAAGGCACCCGCGTCTCCACCACGGAACTCATCTTCGACCTGGTCTTCGTCTTCGCGTTCATCCAGGTCACGACCCTCATGGCGAACAACTTCACCGGCCGGGGTGTGGTGCGCGGAGTGCTCCTGCTGGCCGTGCTCTGGTCCGCCTGGTCGGTGTCCGCCTGGCTCACCACCCGGGTGCGAGCCGACTTCGGCGTGATGCGGGTGGGCTTTCTCACGGTGATGGCGGTGTTGTTCCTGCTCGCGGTGACTGCCCCCGAGGCGTTCACCGACCTCCCCGGCGGCCTGAACGGACCGCCGGTGTTCGCCGTGTGCTATCTCATCGTGCGAGCGCTGCTGCTGGCGTTGCTCTGGTACAGCTTGCCGGCGGCGCGAAGCCGGCAGCTGGCGGTGCTCGGGGGGCCGGCGCTCGCCGGGCCCGGTCTCATCCTCGCCGCCGCGTTCGTGCCGCAGTTGATCTTCGACCGCCCCGAGCAGATCAGCCTCGCGCAGATCGGGCTGTGGATGCTCGCGGTCGCGATCGACTACCTGGTCGGAATCGGTCTGCCACTGGCGCAACGCCGAATCTTCTCCGCCCCGCACTGGGCCGAACGACACTCACTGATCATCATTATTTCCCTCGGCGAGTCGGTCATCTCGGTCGGTCTGGCCGGCTCCCGACTGCCCGCGTCCTGGCCGCTGTTGTTGTCCTCCCTGTGCGGCGTCGCCCTCACCGCGGCCCTTGCCTGGATCTACTTCGACGTCGTGGCCCTCGCCGGTGAGCAGTCCCTGCAACACTGTCGGCCCGAACAGCGGCCCAAGGTCGCCCGCGACGCCTACACCTTCCTGCACCTGCCCATGATCATCGGCATCATCTTCCTCTCGCTCGGACTGAAGAAGGAGCTGGGCTACGGGTCGCCGGAGAGCTACCGCCCGGAAACAGCGCTGGGTCCCATCCTGTACTCCCTCTACGGGAGCGTCGTGCTCTTCCTGCTCGCCCAGGTCGGCTTCCAACTGCGGGTGGCGCGCCTGGTGACCACGATCATCTGGCCACGCCTGGCCACCGCGGCGTTGCTCGTCGGGCTGACCCCGATCATCAGACGGATGCCGGCGCTGGGCGTACTGGCCATCCTCACCGCCGTCTGCATCACGCTGGTCATCGTCGAGGTTCTGGTAGCGGACGGGCAGCGCCGTCGGCTGCGCGAGGCCGCCCTCCTGGAAGCGCCAGCGGCCAGCCGACAGGAGCTCGCCGGGCCGGGCGCGTCCTGA
- the wrbA gene encoding NAD(P)H:quinone oxidoreductase, producing MAQVKLSVIYYSATGTVHGMAERVVEAAQQAGADVRLRQVPELAPPEAIASNAAWSQHFDRTKNEPKATADDIVWADAVLFGSPTRYGNIASQLKQFLDTLGPQWAQGLLADKVYAGFTASQTAHGGQETTLMALYNTVYHFGGIIVPPGYTDPLKFVDGNPYGVSHVTGGNNTDPLTEAQYAALDHLAQRVVKLAGKLTA from the coding sequence ATGGCACAGGTGAAGCTCTCCGTCATCTACTACTCGGCCACCGGCACCGTCCACGGGATGGCCGAGCGGGTGGTGGAGGCCGCGCAGCAGGCGGGAGCCGACGTCCGCCTGCGCCAGGTCCCGGAGCTCGCGCCCCCGGAGGCCATCGCGTCGAACGCGGCGTGGAGCCAGCACTTCGACCGCACCAAGAACGAGCCGAAGGCGACGGCGGACGACATCGTCTGGGCCGACGCCGTGCTGTTCGGCTCCCCCACCCGCTACGGCAACATCGCCAGCCAGCTCAAGCAGTTCCTGGACACCCTCGGCCCGCAGTGGGCGCAGGGCCTGCTGGCCGACAAGGTGTACGCGGGCTTCACCGCCTCTCAGACGGCCCATGGCGGCCAGGAGACGACCCTGATGGCGCTCTACAACACCGTCTACCACTTCGGCGGCATCATCGTGCCGCCCGGCTACACCGATCCGTTGAAGTTCGTGGACGGCAACCCGTACGGCGTCTCCCACGTCACCGGAGGCAACAACACCGACCCGCTGACCGAGGCCCAGTACGCCGCTCTCGATCACCTGGCCCAGCGGGTCGTCAAGCTCGCCGGGAAGCTCACCGCCTGA
- a CDS encoding SRPBCC family protein, whose translation MGQEMADPDEVRQDFDRFSLRSHLLAPASAERAFRVFTGSLTDWWVREYTWSGPAALAELGVEPRAGGMFYEIGPYGFRNDWGRVLTWDPPRRLVFSWQIGPDRVPVPDPARASEVEVLFLPAGPEGTRVQVEHRYFDRHGTAAEGYREALTAGWHELLCRYLATVARTAA comes from the coding sequence ATGGGACAGGAGATGGCCGATCCGGATGAGGTCCGGCAGGATTTCGACCGTTTCTCCCTCCGTAGCCACCTGCTCGCGCCGGCCTCCGCCGAGCGTGCGTTCCGGGTCTTCACCGGGTCGCTGACCGACTGGTGGGTACGCGAATACACCTGGTCCGGGCCGGCGGCGCTGGCCGAGCTGGGGGTCGAGCCCCGGGCCGGCGGCATGTTCTACGAGATCGGCCCGTACGGCTTCCGGAACGACTGGGGCCGGGTGCTGACCTGGGATCCGCCACGCCGGCTGGTTTTCAGCTGGCAGATCGGCCCGGACCGGGTGCCGGTGCCGGACCCGGCGCGGGCCAGCGAGGTGGAGGTGCTCTTCCTGCCCGCGGGGCCGGAGGGGACCCGGGTCCAGGTCGAGCACCGCTACTTCGACCGGCACGGCACCGCCGCCGAGGGCTACCGCGAGGCACTCACCGCGGGTTGGCACGAGCTGCTCTGCCGCTATCTCGCCACGGTCGCCCGCACCGCGGCCTGA